One window of Hymenobacter sp. BRD128 genomic DNA carries:
- a CDS encoding SPOR domain-containing protein: MNLADHLRPLLRDHDCVIIPDFGGLVAEYTPARVQPGGRHVLSPPTRQVAFNQGLTRNDGLLVDVLRQHLGLLAAEAREALRQAVATLHRDLQTQQRAELPGIGVFRQLAGRGLQFEYTGTDNLLTAAFGLPELTVHPVSVTDARLAREQQAQLVPRLRAAGRGVRLRRAVPGAAIGLLAGLAVAGLYLLNLHPTVLPTAWQSHLPRWEQAASPAAPQQAALAQPSFAAPVAPVSLPAEEPMVSTSSPIEPVAEAVKNGSPTPAEKKVIPTVVAAKPAPPQTAPAQTDPVDALLARRAAPTPGRPRGKARKVPAAAAIALADESNIAKPVPLAMRKAGTQAPLLTTSYAAAMTAPRPAAVPTAPAAVSPLVNKKPTAAKALPAKPVAAAKPIIVAAKPLAVAKPALAKSATAAAAALDAGSAIKSRTGRYYLVVAAYGSMAHAEQGRRNLLHAGHANAKIILPYPGTRHYRLSAADFADRPAAQSAATQLRRNPHLDKGLTVFPY; encoded by the coding sequence ATGAACTTAGCCGACCACCTACGCCCCCTGCTCCGCGACCACGACTGCGTGATAATTCCGGACTTTGGCGGCCTGGTGGCCGAGTACACGCCGGCCAGGGTGCAGCCCGGCGGCCGGCACGTACTGAGTCCGCCCACCCGCCAGGTGGCTTTTAATCAAGGCCTTACCCGCAACGACGGCCTGCTTGTTGATGTGCTGCGCCAGCACCTGGGCCTGCTTGCCGCCGAGGCCCGCGAGGCCCTGCGCCAGGCCGTAGCCACTCTGCACCGCGACCTGCAAACTCAGCAGCGCGCCGAGCTGCCGGGCATTGGGGTGTTTCGGCAGCTGGCGGGCCGGGGCTTGCAGTTTGAATACACCGGCACCGACAACCTGCTCACCGCGGCCTTCGGCCTGCCCGAGCTCACGGTGCACCCCGTGTCGGTGACCGATGCCCGCCTGGCGCGCGAGCAGCAGGCGCAGCTGGTGCCGCGCCTGCGCGCGGCGGGCCGGGGCGTGCGGCTGCGGCGCGCCGTGCCCGGCGCAGCCATTGGCCTGCTCGCGGGCCTGGCCGTAGCTGGTTTGTACTTACTGAACCTGCACCCCACGGTGCTGCCTACGGCCTGGCAAAGCCACCTGCCCCGCTGGGAGCAGGCCGCTAGCCCGGCCGCCCCGCAGCAGGCCGCGCTGGCGCAGCCCAGCTTCGCGGCGCCGGTGGCGCCGGTAAGCCTCCCCGCCGAAGAACCGATGGTGTCCACTAGCTCACCCATTGAGCCAGTAGCCGAGGCGGTCAAGAACGGCTCTCCCACGCCCGCCGAGAAAAAAGTAATTCCCACCGTAGTAGCCGCTAAACCTGCGCCGCCGCAGACGGCCCCGGCCCAGACCGACCCGGTTGACGCGCTGCTGGCCCGTCGCGCCGCGCCCACTCCCGGGCGCCCCCGTGGTAAGGCGCGCAAGGTGCCCGCCGCCGCTGCCATTGCCCTGGCCGACGAAAGCAACATCGCCAAGCCCGTGCCCCTGGCCATGCGTAAGGCCGGTACGCAGGCCCCTTTACTGACCACTTCCTACGCGGCGGCCATGACGGCCCCCCGCCCGGCCGCCGTGCCGACTGCTCCCGCGGCCGTAAGCCCGCTCGTAAACAAGAAGCCGACAGCAGCTAAGGCATTGCCAGCCAAGCCGGTAGCCGCCGCTAAGCCAATAATAGTCGCCGCCAAGCCGCTAGCAGTGGCCAAACCAGCATTAGCCAAGTCGGCAACTGCCGCCGCTGCCGCTCTCGACGCGGGCAGCGCAATTAAAAGCCGCACCGGGCGTTATTACCTGGTAGTAGCCGCCTACGGGTCAATGGCCCACGCTGAGCAGGGGCGACGCAACCTGCTGCACGCCGGCCACGCCAATGCCAAGATTATTCTGCCTTATCCCGGCACGCGCCACTACCGGCTGTCAGCCGCCGATTTTGCCGACCGCCCCGCCGCCCAATCAGCCGCTACCCAACTACGCCGCAACCCGCACCTCGACAAAGGATTGACCGTTTTTCCGTACTAG
- a CDS encoding tetratricopeptide repeat protein produces the protein MKLPPRLTLAAVLLGAVAAEPQLAHAQLTQANTTADRYYQEGLDLFDKQQYGAAQQAMQQYMQQAPARVGEQSGPAAASGRQERLADAEYYYAVSGLYLLHPDAEGLILDFARQHPAHPRAAVAYFELAKFYYDQQNYAQASTYFQKVAPANLSASQRAESDFKLGYSHFQLKEYDQARILFDRNKLEASQYRYASSYYAGYLAFRAGDYAGARKDLLVAAENDAYRGVVPAVMTQIYYREGNYDGLIAYATKALAQTPPPTSADEIQLLVGDAYYQKQDYKPAGQYFDQYAAAHKGKIDPGLQYKIGFANYKEGDYPHAIANLKNVASRRDSLGQNAAYHLGLSYLQAGQKTAALAAFDAARQSTLQKNLSENATLKYAQVQYELGNLPEVIAALRDFRRKYPRSKSQPVVDQLLSDGFLSSTDYAEALSYLEGLGEDRGATLNGTYQRIAYAQAATLYNDGKYSEALPLLDKSLKYPQDDALRAAAQVLRGEIYSVGQQYPEAIAAYAAAARSARQGGVSDEETQYVQLARYGLGYAYYNTKQYDKARPQFQAFLNDPAAKPTDPNYSDATLRLADTYYVAKSYQQALDLYDKVIQANAPDKDYAYYQKGVTLGLLGRKDEASQTLAALLKSNPDSRYAEQAVFQQAQLDFQAGDYGPAAEGFTRLIQNRPTSALLPDAYQRRGVAYANLEQQDKAVADFQKVLADYPRSSAAQQALYSLQESLTALGRTEEFDQALASFKAQNPTSKATESVEFEAAKSLYLAEKYAQALPRVQAYLQQYPDNALAPDARFILADSYLRTGEKVKALPLLKAVVTENKSEFVNRAVGRVADLELENKNYPEAIKYYERLRTASSNRREVATATLGLLKAYYDGGDYAKARSTATDLLGLAGATANATNTALLYQGKADFKLGNLDQATTELAATVAAAPSDATGAEAQYTLAEVLFKQKKYDEAITEAFKVNSNYSAYELWQGRAFLLLADVYTAQRDIFQARATLNSVIDNKFPVAEVIEGARQRLKALPASDDAPAPAAEEPAKTAPAKPAAPAKASPAKAPATTPAPPKAPVRKPVK, from the coding sequence ATGAAGCTACCCCCCCGGCTCACGCTGGCCGCCGTCCTGCTGGGCGCCGTCGCGGCCGAGCCCCAGCTAGCCCACGCCCAGCTTACCCAGGCCAATACCACCGCCGACCGCTACTACCAGGAGGGGCTCGACCTGTTCGACAAGCAGCAGTACGGCGCCGCCCAGCAGGCCATGCAGCAGTACATGCAGCAGGCGCCCGCCCGCGTCGGCGAGCAGAGCGGGCCCGCCGCCGCCAGCGGCCGCCAGGAGCGCCTGGCCGATGCCGAGTACTACTACGCCGTGAGCGGCCTCTACCTGCTGCACCCCGATGCCGAGGGCCTCATCCTCGACTTTGCCCGCCAGCACCCGGCCCACCCGCGCGCCGCCGTGGCCTACTTCGAGCTTGCCAAGTTTTACTACGACCAGCAGAACTACGCCCAGGCCAGCACCTACTTTCAGAAAGTAGCCCCCGCTAACCTCAGTGCTAGCCAGCGGGCCGAGTCTGATTTTAAGCTGGGCTATAGTCATTTTCAGCTCAAGGAATACGACCAGGCGCGCATTCTGTTCGACCGCAACAAGTTGGAGGCTAGCCAGTATCGCTACGCCAGCTCGTACTACGCTGGCTACCTGGCCTTCCGGGCCGGCGACTACGCCGGGGCGCGCAAAGACCTGCTCGTGGCCGCCGAAAACGACGCCTACCGCGGCGTGGTGCCGGCCGTGATGACCCAGATTTACTACCGCGAGGGCAACTACGACGGCCTCATTGCCTACGCCACCAAGGCCCTGGCGCAAACGCCGCCGCCCACCAGCGCCGACGAGATTCAGCTGCTCGTGGGCGATGCGTACTACCAGAAGCAGGACTACAAGCCGGCCGGCCAGTATTTCGACCAGTATGCCGCCGCCCACAAGGGCAAAATCGACCCTGGCCTGCAATACAAAATCGGCTTTGCCAACTACAAGGAAGGCGACTACCCGCACGCCATCGCCAACCTCAAGAACGTGGCTAGCCGCCGCGACTCGCTGGGGCAGAATGCGGCCTACCATTTGGGTCTAAGCTATTTGCAGGCCGGGCAGAAAACGGCCGCCCTGGCTGCCTTCGACGCCGCCCGCCAGAGTACGCTGCAAAAGAACCTGTCGGAAAACGCCACGCTTAAGTACGCCCAGGTGCAGTACGAGCTGGGTAATCTGCCCGAGGTAATCGCGGCCCTGCGCGACTTCCGCCGCAAGTATCCGCGCTCGAAAAGTCAGCCCGTGGTCGACCAGCTACTCAGCGATGGCTTCCTCTCCAGCACCGACTATGCCGAGGCCCTGAGCTACCTCGAAGGGCTGGGGGAGGACCGGGGCGCTACCCTCAACGGCACGTACCAGCGCATTGCGTATGCGCAGGCCGCTACGTTATATAACGATGGCAAATACAGCGAGGCGCTGCCTTTACTGGATAAGAGCCTGAAGTACCCGCAGGACGATGCGCTGCGCGCCGCCGCCCAGGTGCTGCGCGGCGAAATCTACTCGGTAGGCCAGCAGTACCCCGAGGCCATCGCGGCCTACGCCGCCGCCGCCCGCTCGGCCCGCCAGGGTGGCGTGAGCGACGAGGAAACCCAGTACGTGCAGTTGGCCCGCTACGGGCTAGGGTATGCCTACTACAACACCAAGCAGTACGACAAGGCCCGGCCCCAATTTCAGGCTTTTTTGAATGACCCGGCGGCCAAGCCCACCGACCCCAACTACTCCGACGCCACCCTGCGCCTGGCCGATACCTACTACGTGGCCAAAAGCTACCAGCAGGCGCTCGATTTGTACGACAAGGTTATTCAGGCCAATGCGCCCGACAAGGACTACGCCTACTACCAGAAAGGCGTAACCCTGGGCCTGCTCGGCCGCAAAGACGAGGCTAGCCAGACCCTGGCCGCGCTGCTCAAGAGCAACCCCGACTCGCGCTACGCCGAGCAAGCCGTGTTTCAGCAGGCGCAGCTCGATTTTCAGGCCGGCGACTACGGTCCCGCCGCCGAGGGCTTCACCCGCCTCATTCAGAACCGGCCTACCTCGGCCCTGCTGCCCGATGCCTACCAGCGCCGGGGCGTGGCCTACGCCAACCTCGAGCAGCAGGACAAGGCCGTGGCCGACTTCCAGAAAGTATTGGCCGACTACCCGCGCAGCAGCGCCGCCCAGCAGGCCCTCTACAGCTTGCAGGAAAGCCTCACGGCCCTGGGCCGCACCGAGGAGTTTGACCAGGCCCTGGCTAGCTTCAAGGCCCAAAACCCCACCAGCAAAGCCACCGAAAGCGTCGAGTTTGAGGCCGCCAAGTCACTGTATCTGGCCGAAAAATATGCTCAGGCGCTGCCCCGCGTGCAGGCCTATTTGCAGCAGTACCCCGATAACGCGCTGGCCCCCGACGCCCGCTTTATTCTGGCCGACTCGTACCTGCGCACGGGCGAAAAAGTCAAGGCGCTGCCGCTGCTCAAAGCCGTGGTGACCGAAAACAAGAGCGAGTTTGTGAACCGCGCCGTGGGCCGCGTGGCCGACCTGGAGCTAGAGAATAAGAACTACCCCGAGGCCATCAAGTACTACGAGCGCCTGCGCACGGCTTCCAGCAACCGCCGCGAGGTGGCCACCGCCACGCTCGGGCTGCTCAAGGCCTATTACGACGGCGGCGATTACGCCAAAGCCCGCAGCACCGCCACCGACCTGCTGGGGCTGGCCGGCGCCACTGCCAACGCCACCAATACCGCCCTGCTCTACCAGGGTAAGGCCGATTTCAAGCTCGGCAACCTCGACCAGGCGACCACCGAGCTGGCCGCCACCGTGGCCGCCGCACCCAGCGACGCCACCGGCGCCGAGGCCCAGTACACCCTGGCCGAGGTGCTCTTCAAGCAGAAGAAATACGACGAGGCCATCACCGAGGCCTTCAAAGTGAACTCCAACTACAGCGCCTACGAGCTGTGGCAGGGCCGCGCCTTTTTGCTGCTCGCTGATGTGTACACGGCTCAGCGCGACATCTTCCAGGCCCGCGCCACCCTCAACTCGGTTATCGATAATAAATTCCCGGTAGCCGAGGTAATCGAAGGCGCCCGCCAGCGCCTCAAGGCCCTGCCCGCCAGCGACGACGCGCCCGCCCCGGCCGCCGAGGAGCCCGCCAAAACGGCCCCGGCTAAGCCTGCCGCGCCCGCCAAGGCTAGCCCGGCCAAGGCCCCGGCCACGACGCCCGCTCCCCCCAAAGCACCCGTTCGCAAACCGGTGAAGTAA
- a CDS encoding VOC family protein yields the protein MDFKLELIPVPVTDIDRAKQFYQNQVGFRLDHDVQPSPGVRVVQLTPPGSGCSIVLAQGLAGLAMPAGSLRGLHLVVAAIGLARAELAGRGVAVGPVQDMGGVKYAAFQDPEGNAWVLQELLRRPAAG from the coding sequence ATGGATTTCAAGCTGGAGCTCATTCCCGTGCCGGTAACGGATATTGACCGCGCCAAGCAGTTCTACCAGAACCAGGTCGGCTTTCGGCTCGACCACGACGTGCAGCCTAGCCCCGGCGTGCGGGTGGTGCAGCTCACGCCGCCGGGCTCGGGCTGCTCCATTGTGCTGGCCCAGGGGCTGGCGGGCCTGGCCATGCCCGCCGGCTCGCTACGCGGCCTGCACCTGGTGGTAGCGGCTATTGGGCTAGCCCGGGCCGAACTGGCGGGCCGGGGCGTGGCGGTGGGCCCGGTGCAAGACATGGGCGGCGTAAAGTACGCCGCGTTCCAGGACCCGGAAGGCAATGCCTGGGTGCTGCAAGAGCTACTGCGCCGCCCGGCTGCCGGCTAA
- a CDS encoding ABC transporter ATP-binding protein, which yields MPISSSPAIRVSHLTKRFGAQLVVDDLSFDVAQGETLVLLGPSGCGKTTLLKTLNRLIEPDGGTIELNGSDVRRQAPEALRRGIGYVIQQVGLLPHYTVAQNVAVVPGLLGRPAAETTARTTELLERLHLPAARFAAMLPAQLSGGQAQRVGLARALAADPPVILLDEPFGALDPITRAAVRRDFRELDELRRKTVVLVTHDVQEAFELADRILLLNNGQIQQLGPPRELLRRPANDFVRSFFRAERLALEMRVTTLAEVLPFLDLDRAGLAPPAQAPTLPLTASVQEAMALLNESGAPALRLADAPATVIALGPLLAAFGQTLG from the coding sequence ATGCCCATTTCCAGCTCACCCGCTATCCGCGTGTCGCACCTCACCAAGCGCTTCGGGGCGCAGCTGGTAGTCGATGACCTATCGTTTGACGTCGCCCAGGGCGAAACGCTGGTGCTGCTCGGCCCCAGCGGCTGCGGCAAAACCACGCTGCTCAAAACCCTCAACCGCCTCATCGAGCCCGATGGCGGCACTATTGAGCTCAACGGCTCCGACGTGCGGCGGCAGGCGCCCGAGGCGCTGCGGCGCGGCATCGGCTACGTCATTCAGCAGGTGGGCCTGCTGCCGCACTACACGGTGGCCCAAAATGTAGCCGTGGTGCCCGGCCTGCTGGGCCGCCCGGCGGCCGAAACCACCGCCCGCACCACCGAGCTACTCGAGCGCCTGCACCTGCCGGCCGCCCGCTTTGCGGCCATGCTGCCGGCCCAGCTTTCGGGCGGGCAGGCCCAGCGCGTGGGGCTGGCCCGCGCCCTGGCCGCCGACCCGCCCGTCATTTTGCTCGACGAGCCCTTCGGCGCCCTCGACCCGATAACCCGCGCCGCCGTGCGCCGCGACTTTCGCGAGCTCGACGAGCTGCGCCGCAAAACGGTGGTGCTCGTGACCCACGACGTGCAGGAGGCCTTTGAGCTGGCCGACCGCATCCTGCTGCTCAATAATGGGCAGATTCAGCAGCTGGGCCCGCCGCGCGAGCTGCTGCGCCGGCCGGCCAACGACTTCGTGCGCAGCTTCTTCCGGGCCGAGCGGCTGGCGCTGGAAATGCGGGTGACGACCCTAGCCGAGGTGCTGCCTTTTTTAGACTTAGACCGAGCAGGGCTAGCCCCGCCCGCCCAGGCACCTACCCTGCCCCTCACGGCCAGCGTGCAAGAGGCAATGGCCTTGCTCAACGAAAGCGGCGCGCCCGCCTTGCGCCTGGCCGATGCGCCCGCCACGGTCATTGCGTTGGGGCCGTTGCTGGCCGCTTTTGGCCAAACCCTGGGCTAG
- a CDS encoding HAD family hydrolase, whose amino-acid sequence MGGKFGTFGASGRLLTARFTLAMLQRPPQLLAFDADDTLWPNQPHFDHVEREMCAILAHCGDADTIGRHLYQVQRHHMHLYGYGAKSLMLTMTETAIQLTGGAVTGREIQQLLDLGKRLLDFPIEPLPGVVEVLSELKRRGRRLMVLTKGDLFDQESKLARSGLGDFFDYVEIVSEKDVPTYRRVLARHGVDPAAFLMIGNSLKSDILPVLALGGQAIHVPYHTTWVHEEVPAEQLVGLDFGRVDTLADVLAYLA is encoded by the coding sequence ATGGGCGGCAAGTTCGGTACTTTTGGGGCGAGCGGCCGCCTACTGACCGCCCGTTTTACCCTAGCCATGCTCCAGCGCCCGCCCCAGCTCCTTGCCTTCGACGCCGACGATACGCTGTGGCCCAACCAGCCGCACTTCGACCACGTGGAGCGCGAAATGTGCGCCATCCTGGCGCACTGCGGCGATGCGGATACTATCGGCCGCCACCTCTACCAGGTGCAGCGCCACCACATGCATCTGTATGGCTACGGCGCCAAGTCCTTGATGCTGACCATGACGGAAACCGCCATTCAGCTCACCGGCGGCGCCGTGACGGGCCGCGAAATTCAGCAGCTGCTCGACCTGGGCAAGCGTCTGCTCGACTTTCCCATCGAGCCCCTGCCCGGCGTGGTCGAGGTGCTGAGCGAGCTGAAGCGGCGCGGCCGCCGCCTGATGGTGCTCACCAAGGGCGACCTTTTTGACCAGGAAAGCAAGCTGGCGCGCTCGGGCCTGGGCGATTTTTTCGACTACGTCGAGATTGTGAGCGAGAAGGACGTGCCCACTTACCGGCGCGTGCTGGCCCGCCACGGCGTGGACCCCGCCGCCTTTCTGATGATTGGCAACTCGCTCAAGTCTGATATTCTACCGGTGCTGGCGCTGGGCGGCCAGGCCATTCACGTGCCCTACCACACTACCTGGGTGCACGAAGAAGTGCCCGCCGAGCAGCTTGTAGGCCTCGATTTCGGGCGGGTCGATACCCTAGCTGACGTGCTGGCTTACTTAGCCTAG
- a CDS encoding chloramphenicol acetyltransferase: MRHLVDLATWPRREHFEFFSAFEEPFFGLVSEIDCTPARDEARRLGVPFFLYYLYHAVQAANAVEALRQRIEQGQVYTYDRVHASATIGRPDHTFSFSFIEQQASLADFVAGAQAEIAAIRATSGLGLSERTARPDVLHCSALPWVRFTGLTHARSFRHPDSAPKISFGQVFPAGGAQRMAVAVNVHHALADGYHVGQFLDGFQQRLSGG; this comes from the coding sequence ATGCGCCATTTAGTTGACCTGGCCACCTGGCCCCGCCGCGAGCATTTCGAGTTTTTCTCCGCCTTCGAAGAGCCCTTTTTTGGGCTGGTTTCGGAAATTGACTGCACCCCGGCCCGCGATGAGGCGCGGCGGCTAGGGGTGCCGTTTTTCCTCTACTACCTCTACCACGCCGTGCAGGCGGCCAATGCAGTGGAAGCCTTGCGCCAGCGCATCGAGCAGGGGCAGGTGTATACCTACGACCGGGTGCACGCCTCGGCCACCATCGGGCGGCCCGACCACACGTTCAGCTTCTCGTTTATCGAGCAGCAGGCTAGCCTGGCCGACTTTGTGGCCGGCGCGCAGGCCGAAATCGCGGCCATCCGGGCCACCAGCGGCCTGGGCCTGAGCGAGCGCACTGCCCGGCCCGATGTGCTACACTGTTCGGCCCTGCCGTGGGTGCGCTTCACGGGCCTGACGCACGCCCGCAGCTTCCGCCACCCCGACAGTGCTCCCAAAATTTCCTTCGGCCAGGTGTTCCCCGCCGGCGGCGCCCAGCGCATGGCCGTGGCCGTAAACGTGCACCACGCCCTGGCCGACGGCTACCACGTGGGCCAGTTTCTGGATGGGTTTCAGCAGCGGCTAAGCGGCGGGTAA
- a CDS encoding ABC transporter permease/substrate-binding protein: MHTLTDLFTFWHEQAGKLGQQTLQHVALTAAALLLGVVVGVPVGLWLTRRPRWAPAVLGVAGVLQTVPSIALLGFLIPLLGIGATPAILALLLYSLLPIIRNTVAGIQGVPPAVVEAARGLGFTDSQILRRVELPLALPVLMAGIRTATVINVGVATLAAYVAAGGLGEFIFGGIALNNPVMILAGAIPAAGLALAFDAGLGALEKLSARRLRAVGGGLLLALPLLAAGYWLPQASGRLRAGFSPEFIGRADCLPGLTKAYHLTHLPNVVLAPALVYEAARAAQVDVIDGYSTDGRIRAYGLRVLRDDRHALPPYYAAPVVRPALLRAHPKLGPVLDQLSGRLSDSAMTNLNYQVDYLHLEPRAVALGWLRRKGLWKAPRPLPPGAAVVRLGSKIFAEQYILTEMYAALIRGNTDLAVATKTGLGGTTICFEALRGGQIDMYPEYTGTGLQVLLQPSAAVLDSLGGRPAAVFTYVQAEFQRRYDLAWRAPLGFNNAYCLLMRRQQARQLGIASISDLGGYLGR; encoded by the coding sequence ATGCACACCCTTACCGACCTCTTTACCTTCTGGCACGAGCAGGCCGGCAAGCTGGGCCAGCAAACGCTGCAGCACGTGGCCCTGACGGCGGCGGCGCTGCTGCTGGGGGTGGTGGTGGGCGTGCCGGTGGGGCTGTGGCTTACGCGGCGGCCGCGCTGGGCGCCGGCCGTGCTGGGAGTGGCCGGCGTGCTCCAGACCGTGCCGAGCATCGCGCTGCTCGGGTTTCTGATTCCGCTGCTTGGCATTGGGGCGACGCCGGCCATCCTGGCGCTGCTGCTGTACTCGCTGCTGCCCATCATTCGCAATACCGTGGCGGGTATTCAGGGCGTGCCGCCGGCCGTGGTGGAGGCTGCCCGCGGCCTGGGCTTCACCGATAGCCAGATTTTGCGCCGCGTGGAGCTGCCGCTCGCCCTGCCGGTGCTCATGGCGGGCATCCGCACGGCCACGGTCATTAACGTGGGCGTGGCCACCCTGGCGGCCTACGTGGCGGCGGGCGGCCTGGGCGAGTTCATTTTTGGCGGCATCGCGCTGAATAACCCGGTGATGATACTGGCCGGCGCCATCCCGGCCGCAGGCCTGGCGTTGGCTTTCGATGCGGGGCTGGGCGCGCTGGAAAAACTTTCGGCCCGGCGGCTGCGCGCCGTGGGCGGCGGGCTGCTGCTGGCCCTGCCGCTGCTGGCGGCCGGCTACTGGCTGCCGCAGGCCAGCGGGCGGCTGCGGGCGGGCTTCAGCCCCGAGTTTATTGGCCGGGCCGACTGCCTGCCGGGCCTCACCAAAGCCTACCACCTCACCCACCTGCCCAACGTGGTGCTGGCCCCGGCGCTGGTCTACGAAGCCGCCCGCGCCGCCCAGGTCGATGTCATCGACGGCTACTCGACCGACGGGCGCATCCGGGCCTACGGCCTGCGCGTGCTGCGCGACGACCGCCACGCCCTACCGCCCTACTACGCGGCGCCCGTAGTGCGCCCGGCCCTGCTGCGCGCCCACCCCAAGCTCGGCCCGGTGCTCGACCAGCTCAGCGGTCGGCTATCCGACTCAGCCATGACCAATCTCAACTACCAGGTCGACTATTTACATCTGGAACCCCGCGCCGTGGCCCTGGGCTGGCTGCGCCGCAAGGGCCTTTGGAAAGCACCGCGCCCGCTGCCGCCCGGCGCGGCGGTAGTGCGGCTGGGGTCCAAGATTTTTGCCGAGCAATACATTTTGACAGAAATGTATGCCGCCCTTATTCGGGGCAATACCGACCTGGCCGTAGCCACGAAAACCGGCCTCGGCGGCACCACCATTTGCTTTGAGGCGCTGCGCGGTGGCCAGATAGATATGTACCCGGAGTACACCGGCACTGGCTTACAAGTGCTATTACAACCTTCGGCTGCGGTGCTCGATTCGCTGGGAGGGCGCCCGGCCGCGGTGTTTACGTATGTGCAAGCCGAGTTTCAGCGCCGCTACGACCTGGCCTGGCGAGCTCCGCTAGGGTTTAATAATGCGTACTGTCTGCTGATGCGGCGGCAGCAGGCCCGGCAGCTGGGCATTGCCAGCATCTCCGATTTGGGCGGCTACCTGGGGCGGTAG
- a CDS encoding MFS transporter, which produces MALSTPAVRAATPPFTERRYILTLCFVVSLFMLWGVGVTMGDILNKHFQEVLHVSKADSALVQLSIFGAYFIMGLPAGWFMKRFGYQKGVLLGLGLYAAGAFLMVPAATALSFGYLRLALFVLACGLATLEAVAHPFLDGLGDLHSSDRRINFAHAINGIGAVSGPLIGGYFVLRGAHASGDLTSVKVLYSAIGAVVGSIGLAFFFVKVPPLIDEPADEQVAAPTEAPTNLAADKKLFQHPHFVWACVAQLFNTAAQGGTWAYFINYGTDYMGLRPGPAVQGFWQVGTLFSRTVGLAPGLPHLANDVAAYFFSLSLVGMMLGRFLGTYLMQFIAPNRLLAAVALANIGMCLLVAQHLGWVSFGALIALNFFFSIMFPTIYSLGLKDLGRHKQLASSFIVMGVVGAALFPRFVMGPVADVSVAHAYYLPIICYAVVFLYGAKLYKVSRA; this is translated from the coding sequence ATGGCTCTTTCTACTCCTGCGGTCCGCGCCGCTACGCCGCCCTTCACTGAGCGCCGCTACATTCTCACCCTGTGCTTCGTGGTGTCGCTGTTTATGCTCTGGGGCGTGGGCGTCACGATGGGCGACATTCTCAATAAGCACTTTCAGGAGGTGCTGCACGTGAGCAAGGCCGACTCGGCGCTGGTGCAGCTGTCCATTTTCGGGGCATATTTTATCATGGGCCTGCCCGCCGGCTGGTTTATGAAGCGCTTTGGCTACCAGAAAGGCGTGCTGCTGGGGCTGGGGCTGTACGCGGCCGGGGCCTTTTTGATGGTGCCCGCCGCCACGGCCCTTTCATTTGGCTACCTGCGCCTGGCGCTCTTCGTGCTGGCTTGCGGGCTAGCTACCCTGGAGGCCGTGGCGCACCCCTTCCTCGACGGCCTCGGCGACTTACACAGCTCCGACCGCCGCATCAACTTTGCCCACGCCATCAACGGCATCGGGGCGGTGTCGGGGCCGCTTATCGGGGGCTATTTTGTGCTGCGCGGCGCCCACGCCAGCGGCGACCTCACGTCGGTGAAGGTGCTCTACTCGGCCATCGGGGCGGTGGTGGGCAGTATTGGGCTGGCGTTTTTCTTCGTGAAAGTGCCCCCCCTTATCGATGAGCCTGCCGATGAGCAGGTGGCAGCCCCCACCGAAGCTCCCACCAACCTGGCGGCCGACAAGAAATTGTTTCAGCACCCGCACTTTGTGTGGGCCTGCGTGGCCCAGCTCTTCAATACGGCGGCGCAGGGCGGCACCTGGGCGTACTTCATCAACTACGGCACCGACTACATGGGCCTGCGGCCGGGGCCGGCCGTGCAGGGCTTCTGGCAGGTGGGCACCCTTTTCTCGCGCACCGTGGGGCTAGCCCCCGGCCTGCCGCACCTGGCCAACGACGTGGCGGCTTACTTCTTCTCCCTGAGCCTGGTAGGCATGATGCTGGGGCGTTTTCTGGGCACCTACCTCATGCAGTTCATCGCCCCCAACCGCCTGCTGGCCGCCGTGGCCCTGGCCAACATTGGCATGTGCCTGCTGGTGGCCCAGCATCTGGGCTGGGTATCGTTTGGGGCGCTCATTGCGCTCAATTTCTTTTTCAGCATCATGTTTCCGACCATTTACAGCCTGGGGCTCAAAGACCTGGGGCGGCACAAGCAGCTCGCTTCGTCGTTCATCGTGATGGGCGTGGTGGGCGCGGCACTTTTTCCGCGCTTCGTGATGGGCCCGGTGGCCGATGTGAGCGTGGCCCACGCCTATTACCTACCCATTATTTGCTACGCGGTGGTGTTTTTGTACGGGGCTAAGCTCTACAAAGTATCGCGCGCTTAG